A portion of the Pseudoxanthomonas sp. JBR18 genome contains these proteins:
- a CDS encoding ATP-binding protein, which produces MTDKTQLILAWSGGKDSAWTLHALRQRDDVEVVALLTTITAEYDRASMQGVRRQVIRAQAIAAGLPLIEQDIAAGGDNAGYDAAMANALQRAQARWPALRTAAFGDLFLQDIRDYRVQRLGALGWEVVTPLFGLETAGLARTMLAGGLRAGLCCVDTTQLDAGVAGHDFDHALLEALPASVDPCGERGEFHTCVWDGPMFNAPIALRRGQTVLRDGRFAYTDWLLA; this is translated from the coding sequence ATGACTGACAAGACCCAACTCATCCTGGCCTGGAGTGGCGGCAAGGATTCGGCGTGGACGCTGCATGCGCTGCGCCAGCGCGATGACGTGGAGGTCGTCGCGCTGCTGACCACGATCACCGCCGAATACGACCGCGCCTCGATGCAGGGCGTGCGCCGGCAAGTCATCCGCGCGCAGGCCATTGCCGCCGGTCTGCCGCTGATCGAACAGGACATCGCCGCCGGCGGCGACAACGCCGGTTACGACGCCGCGATGGCCAACGCATTGCAGCGCGCCCAAGCGCGGTGGCCGGCGCTGCGCACCGCCGCGTTCGGCGATCTGTTTCTGCAGGACATTCGAGACTACCGCGTGCAGCGCCTCGGCGCGCTGGGCTGGGAGGTGGTGACGCCGCTGTTCGGCTTGGAGACCGCCGGCCTGGCGCGCACGATGCTGGCCGGCGGCCTGCGCGCCGGCCTGTGCTGCGTGGACACGACCCAACTGGACGCGGGCGTTGCCGGACACGATTTCGATCACGCGCTGCTGGAGGCCCTGCCCGCCTCGGTCGACCCCTGCGGCGAGCGCGGGGAGTTCCATACCTGCGTGTGGGACGGGCCGATGTTCAACGCACCGATCGCCCTGCGCCGCGGCCAGACGGTGCTGCGCGACGGACGTTTTGCCTATACCGACTGGCTGCTCGCCTGA
- a CDS encoding DMT family transporter — MSSPAPDPAASRAALWQLLLGEVLIGSVGVFVHESGQDPVTAVFYRCLFGALFLIAWGVARGHLRGLWQDRALLRGAVISGVLLVLNWVALFAGMARSSIGVATMVYHFFPFVMLILAALLLGERTRPADWGWTALAFVGVIGSADPLRLLRQADVGYLSGIGLTLLAALLCGASLLMSRSVGRQRPFAVVTVQCCVGTLMLGAFASPAALHPGPHWFWLVGLGVIHSGIVYVLFYSSYRHLPVATIAVVAFVYPLVTLVLDYALYGHRLDAVQLAGLILIVVGTLGVNLKWRLWPRRAAPLDATF; from the coding sequence ATGTCCTCTCCCGCCCCCGATCCCGCTGCGTCGCGCGCTGCGCTATGGCAATTGCTGTTGGGCGAGGTGCTGATCGGCTCGGTGGGCGTATTCGTCCACGAGAGCGGCCAGGATCCGGTGACTGCCGTGTTCTATCGCTGCCTGTTCGGCGCGCTGTTCCTCATCGCCTGGGGCGTGGCGCGCGGCCACCTGCGCGGGCTGTGGCAAGATCGCGCGCTGCTGCGTGGCGCGGTCATCTCCGGCGTGCTGCTGGTGCTCAACTGGGTGGCACTGTTCGCCGGGATGGCACGCTCGTCGATCGGCGTGGCGACGATGGTCTATCACTTCTTCCCGTTCGTGATGCTGATCCTGGCCGCGCTGTTGCTGGGCGAACGCACGCGGCCGGCGGACTGGGGCTGGACCGCGCTGGCCTTCGTTGGCGTGATCGGTTCGGCCGATCCATTGCGCCTGCTGCGCCAGGCCGATGTCGGCTATCTGTCCGGTATCGGCCTGACCTTGCTGGCGGCACTGCTGTGCGGCGCGTCGCTGCTGATGTCGCGCAGCGTCGGCCGGCAGCGGCCGTTCGCCGTGGTCACGGTGCAATGCTGTGTTGGCACCTTGATGCTCGGCGCATTCGCCTCGCCCGCCGCGCTGCATCCGGGCCCGCACTGGTTCTGGCTGGTCGGCCTGGGCGTGATCCACAGCGGCATCGTTTACGTGCTGTTCTATTCATCCTACCGGCACCTGCCGGTGGCGACGATCGCGGTGGTGGCCTTCGTCTATCCGCTGGTGACGCTGGTGCTGGACTACGCGCTCTACGGCCATCGCCTGGACGCGGTGCAGCTGGCGGGCCTGATCCTGATCGTGGTCGGCACGCTGGGCGTCAATCTGAAATGGCGCCTTTGGCCGCGACGTGCCGCGCCGCTGGACGCGACCTTCTGA
- the gfa gene encoding S-(hydroxymethyl)glutathione synthase has translation MSAPSIHPSVDQGVKKGTAGFSGGTLQCRCGSDKVEVRVDSNVAHNHACGCTKCWKPEGAAFSVVGVVPRDKLAVTANEGKLSIVDEKAAIQRHACKACGTHLYGRIENKDHPFYGLDFIHVELSPESGWEEPRFAAFVSSIIEGGGARPEQMDDVRARLSELGLPPYDCLNPPLMDAIATHVAKRSGVLQ, from the coding sequence ATGAGCGCTCCATCGATACATCCGAGTGTGGATCAAGGCGTCAAGAAAGGAACCGCAGGCTTCAGTGGCGGCACCCTGCAATGCAGGTGCGGCAGCGACAAGGTCGAAGTGAGGGTCGACTCCAATGTCGCGCACAACCATGCCTGCGGCTGCACCAAGTGCTGGAAGCCCGAGGGAGCGGCGTTCTCGGTCGTCGGCGTGGTGCCGCGCGACAAGCTCGCCGTCACCGCCAACGAAGGCAAGCTGTCCATCGTCGATGAAAAGGCGGCGATCCAGCGGCATGCCTGCAAGGCCTGCGGTACGCATCTGTATGGCCGCATCGAGAACAAGGACCACCCGTTCTATGGGCTGGACTTCATCCACGTGGAGCTCTCGCCCGAGTCGGGCTGGGAGGAGCCGCGCTTTGCCGCGTTCGTCTCGTCCATCATTGAGGGCGGCGGTGCGCGGCCCGAGCAGATGGACGATGTGCGCGCCCGCCTCAGCGAGCTGGGGCTGCCACCCTACGACTGCCTCAACCCGCCGTTGATGGACGCCATCGCCACCCACGTGGCCAAGCGCAGCGGCGTGCTGCAGTAG
- a CDS encoding S-(hydroxymethyl)glutathione dehydrogenase/class III alcohol dehydrogenase, producing MKSRAAVAFGPGKPLEIVEIDVAPPKAGEVLVKITHTGVCHTDAFTLSGDDPEGLFPAVLGHEGAGIVVEVGEGVTSVKPGDHVIPLYTAECGQCLFCKSGKTNLCTSVRATQGKGVMPDGTTRFSYNGEPIYHYMGCSTFSEYTVVAEVSLAKINPDANPEQVCLLGCGVTTGIGAVHNTAKVQEGDSVAVFGLGGIGLAVIQGARQAKAGRIFAIDTNPSKFELAKQFGATDCVNPKDYDKPIQQVIVEMTTWGVDHTFECIGNVNVMRAALECAHRGWGQSVIIGVAGAGQEISTRPFQLVTGRKWMGTAFGGVKGRTQLPGMVEDAMKGEIELAPFVTHTLPLDDINQAFDLMHEGKSIRTVISY from the coding sequence ATGAAGTCCCGTGCCGCCGTTGCGTTCGGCCCCGGCAAGCCGCTGGAAATCGTCGAGATCGACGTCGCCCCGCCCAAGGCCGGCGAGGTGCTGGTCAAGATCACCCATACCGGTGTGTGCCACACCGATGCCTTCACCCTGAGCGGCGATGACCCGGAAGGGCTGTTCCCCGCCGTGCTGGGACACGAGGGCGCCGGCATCGTGGTCGAGGTCGGCGAAGGCGTCACTTCCGTCAAGCCGGGTGACCATGTGATCCCGCTGTACACCGCCGAGTGCGGCCAGTGCCTGTTCTGCAAGTCGGGCAAGACCAACCTGTGCACCTCGGTGCGCGCCACCCAGGGCAAGGGCGTGATGCCCGACGGCACCACGCGCTTTTCCTACAACGGCGAGCCGATCTACCACTACATGGGTTGCTCGACTTTCAGCGAGTACACCGTGGTGGCCGAGGTCTCGCTGGCCAAGATCAACCCGGACGCCAACCCCGAACAGGTCTGCCTGCTGGGCTGCGGGGTGACCACCGGCATCGGCGCGGTGCACAACACCGCCAAGGTGCAGGAAGGCGACTCGGTGGCCGTGTTCGGCCTGGGCGGCATCGGCCTAGCGGTCATCCAGGGCGCGCGCCAGGCCAAGGCCGGGCGGATCTTCGCCATCGACACCAACCCGTCCAAGTTCGAGCTGGCCAAGCAGTTCGGCGCCACCGACTGCGTCAACCCGAAGGACTACGACAAGCCGATCCAGCAGGTCATCGTGGAGATGACGACCTGGGGCGTGGACCACACCTTCGAATGCATCGGCAACGTCAACGTCATGCGCGCGGCGCTGGAATGCGCGCACCGCGGCTGGGGCCAGAGCGTGATCATCGGCGTGGCCGGCGCGGGGCAGGAGATCTCCACCCGTCCGTTCCAGCTGGTGACCGGGCGCAAGTGGATGGGCACGGCCTTCGGTGGGGTGAAGGGCCGCACCCAGCTACCGGGCATGGTCGAGGATGCGATGAAGGGCGAGATCGAGCTGGCCCCGTTCGTGACCCACACCCTGCCGCTGGATGACATCAACCAGGCCTTCGACCTGATGCACGAAGGCAAATCGATCCGTACGGTGATTTCCTACTGA
- the fghA gene encoding S-formylglutathione hydrolase, with protein sequence MERIEHRAVNGGWQDVYRHRSAVLDCEMNFAVYLPPQATTGKLPVLYWLSGLTCTEQNFITKAGAQRYAAEHGVIIVAPDTSPRGDDVADADGYDLGKGAGFYVNATQQPWAAHYRMYDYIVEELPALVEAHFPATDARSISGHSMGGHGALVIALKNPQRYRSVSAFSPIVAPTQVPWGEKAFTAYLGEDRAAWKAYDATELVRTSTPHLPLLIDQGDADEFLEGQLKPQLFVQAAEQAGYPVTVRMQPGYDHSYYFMASFIGEHIAHHAAALRG encoded by the coding sequence ATGGAACGCATCGAACACCGCGCCGTCAACGGCGGTTGGCAGGACGTGTATCGGCATCGCTCGGCGGTGCTGGACTGCGAGATGAACTTCGCCGTCTACCTGCCGCCGCAGGCCACCACCGGCAAGCTGCCGGTCCTGTACTGGCTCAGCGGGCTGACCTGCACCGAACAGAACTTCATCACCAAGGCCGGCGCGCAGCGCTACGCCGCCGAGCATGGCGTGATCATCGTCGCCCCCGACACCAGCCCGCGCGGCGACGATGTCGCCGATGCGGACGGCTACGACCTGGGCAAGGGGGCCGGCTTCTACGTCAACGCCACCCAGCAGCCGTGGGCAGCGCATTACCGCATGTACGACTACATCGTCGAGGAATTGCCGGCGCTGGTCGAAGCGCATTTCCCGGCCACCGACGCGCGCTCGATCTCCGGTCACTCGATGGGCGGCCACGGCGCGTTGGTGATCGCGCTGAAGAACCCGCAGCGCTACCGCAGCGTCTCGGCGTTCTCGCCGATCGTGGCGCCCACGCAGGTGCCGTGGGGCGAGAAGGCCTTCACCGCCTACCTGGGCGAGGACCGCGCCGCCTGGAAGGCCTACGACGCCACCGAACTGGTCAGGACCTCCACGCCGCACCTGCCGCTGCTGATCGACCAGGGCGACGCCGATGAGTTCCTGGAAGGCCAGCTCAAGCCGCAGCTGTTCGTGCAGGCCGCCGAGCAGGCCGGCTACCCGGTCACGGTGCGCATGCAGCCCGGCTACGACCACAGCTACTACTTCATGGCCAGCTTCATCGGCGAGCACATCGCCCACCACGCTGCCGCCCTGCGCGGCTGA
- a CDS encoding DegV family protein translates to MRIGIVVDSACDLPADFIEQHNIVVLPITVRIGEAVLADHRDEEATLEFLRAHVAERGHEAETTPFSVNQIRDLFLQRLVMDYDHVFCLTISKLRSQIHDNAMQASFAILNDYKPIRQAAGHSSPFALRVIDTLNLFAGQGITAIEAVRLREANESVATIRTRLESLAENTYGYMIPRDLYYLRARARSKGDRSVGLIGAALGSALDIKPVLRAYRGVTEPVAKLKGFEPSAQKLFEFTGKQVRAGLLTPVVNIGYGGELSELRALPGYTQLRQVCSEHGVQVTESVMSLTGMVNVGKGALGVGFAAQPHTFST, encoded by the coding sequence ATGCGGATTGGAATCGTGGTGGACTCGGCCTGCGACCTGCCGGCCGACTTCATCGAGCAACACAACATCGTGGTCTTGCCCATCACCGTGCGCATCGGCGAGGCGGTGCTGGCCGACCATCGCGACGAGGAGGCCACGCTCGAATTCCTGCGTGCCCACGTGGCCGAGCGCGGCCATGAAGCCGAGACCACGCCGTTTTCGGTCAACCAGATCCGAGACCTGTTCCTGCAGCGGCTGGTGATGGACTACGACCATGTGTTCTGCCTGACCATCTCCAAGCTGCGCAGCCAGATCCACGACAACGCGATGCAGGCCAGCTTCGCGATCCTCAACGACTACAAGCCGATCCGGCAGGCGGCCGGGCACAGCTCGCCGTTCGCGCTGCGGGTGATCGACACGCTCAACCTGTTCGCCGGCCAGGGCATCACCGCAATCGAAGCGGTGCGCCTGCGCGAGGCCAACGAGAGCGTGGCCACCATCCGCACCCGCCTGGAATCGCTGGCCGAGAACACCTACGGCTACATGATTCCGCGCGACCTGTACTACCTCCGCGCCCGCGCCCGCAGCAAGGGCGACCGCAGCGTGGGCCTGATCGGCGCGGCGCTGGGCAGCGCGTTGGACATCAAGCCGGTGCTGCGGGCATACCGTGGCGTCACCGAGCCGGTGGCCAAGCTCAAGGGCTTCGAGCCCTCTGCGCAGAAGCTGTTCGAGTTCACCGGCAAGCAGGTGCGTGCCGGCCTGCTCACGCCGGTGGTCAACATCGGCTATGGCGGCGAGCTGTCCGAGCTGCGGGCCCTGCCCGGCTACACGCAGCTGCGCCAGGTCTGCAGCGAGCATGGCGTGCAGGTGACCGAATCGGTGATGAGCCTGACCGGCATGGTCAACGTGGGCAAGGGCGCGCTGGGCGTGGGTTTCGCCGCGCAACCGCATACGTTCTCGACATGA
- a CDS encoding DUF924 family protein, which produces MSTAPALAQEVVEFWRQAGPERWFASNASFDLNFKTRFLETHHAAARGEHAHWLDSADGALALVLLLDQFPRNAFRGSGHAFATDGLALVYARAALEAGHDQAVDPSLRAFFYMPFEHAEAPAEQARAVALFEALGDAKSLQYAHAHQKVIARFGRFPHRNAALGRTTTAEEQAWLDAGGGF; this is translated from the coding sequence ATGAGCACGGCCCCGGCGCTGGCGCAGGAGGTTGTCGAGTTCTGGCGCCAGGCCGGCCCTGAGCGCTGGTTCGCCAGCAACGCCTCGTTCGACCTCAACTTCAAGACCCGTTTCCTGGAGACCCACCATGCCGCCGCGCGCGGCGAACATGCCCACTGGCTGGACAGCGCGGATGGCGCCTTGGCGCTGGTGCTCTTGCTGGACCAGTTTCCGCGCAACGCGTTTCGCGGCAGTGGTCATGCCTTCGCGACCGACGGGTTGGCGCTGGTCTACGCACGAGCCGCCCTGGAGGCCGGCCATGACCAGGCGGTCGACCCCTCCCTGCGTGCCTTTTTCTACATGCCCTTCGAGCATGCCGAGGCGCCGGCCGAGCAGGCGCGTGCGGTGGCGTTGTTCGAGGCGCTGGGAGACGCCAAGTCGCTCCAGTATGCGCACGCGCATCAGAAGGTGATCGCGCGTTTTGGCCGATTTCCGCATCGAAATGCCGCCCTGGGCAGGACCACGACCGCCGAGGAACAGGCCTGGCTCGATGCCGGGGGTGGCTTCTAG
- a CDS encoding polysaccharide deacetylase family protein — translation MEARATQHRVPRTPRLRLGLLALSQVVAVALWWWLGWQAGLALLLLSHAAVLWSTFHPRSQLFCPALVRLPGDQPRVWLTIDDGPSEDTLPILDLLDAHDAKATFFVVGARARARPDLVREIVRRGHGLGNHSDSHPQAAFWRLGPGRLEAEIAANQRSLAEIAGSAPRWFRSVVGHTNPFIGPVLARHGLTRVAWSARGFDGVRCTPDQVLARIAPDLKPGAVVLLHEGAAHGHNVEILRRALAALKARGLHAVLP, via the coding sequence ATGGAAGCCCGCGCAACGCAGCATCGTGTGCCCCGCACGCCCCGACTGAGGTTGGGGCTGCTGGCGCTATCGCAAGTGGTCGCGGTGGCGCTTTGGTGGTGGCTGGGCTGGCAGGCTGGCCTGGCCCTGTTGCTGCTCAGCCATGCGGCGGTGCTGTGGTCTACCTTCCACCCGCGCTCGCAGTTGTTCTGCCCGGCCCTGGTGCGCCTGCCGGGCGACCAGCCCCGGGTGTGGCTGACCATCGACGATGGTCCCTCCGAGGACACCCTGCCGATCCTGGACCTGCTGGACGCCCACGACGCCAAGGCGACCTTCTTCGTGGTCGGCGCGCGGGCGCGGGCGCGGCCGGACCTGGTGCGCGAGATCGTGCGTCGCGGCCATGGCCTGGGCAACCACAGCGACAGTCACCCGCAGGCGGCGTTCTGGCGCCTGGGCCCGGGACGACTGGAGGCCGAGATCGCCGCCAACCAGCGCAGCCTGGCCGAGATCGCCGGCAGCGCGCCGCGCTGGTTCCGCTCGGTCGTGGGCCACACCAATCCCTTTATCGGCCCGGTGCTTGCGCGTCACGGCCTGACCCGCGTGGCCTGGAGCGCGCGCGGCTTCGACGGCGTGCGCTGCACGCCGGACCAGGTGCTCGCCCGGATCGCACCGGATCTGAAGCCCGGCGCCGTCGTCCTGCTGCACGAAGGTGCGGCGCATGGCCATAACGTGGAGATCCTGCGGCGGGCGCTGGCGGCGCTGAAGGCACGCGGCCTGCATGCAGTGCTGCCGTAA
- a CDS encoding methyltransferase domain-containing protein, which yields MPASQALAIARAFLPRRPWGNRYDYYYTRAKLRTDPLYPGVLAALRDHPGPVLDLGCGLGLLAHALQADGQARGYYGVDIDANKIARAKRIAQRSGLRDTRFEVVDLAARWPAHRGNIAILDMLQYLPDHVQAGMLAHMAGMLEGGARLVIRTALGDDTRRGRTSKITDLMAHFAGWMQEVPKSYPTRDSLEHHLANAGLHARFSPLYGNTPFNNWLIVAERVHA from the coding sequence ATGCCCGCCTCACAGGCCCTGGCCATCGCCCGTGCCTTCCTGCCCCGGCGCCCGTGGGGCAACCGCTACGACTACTACTACACCCGCGCCAAGCTACGCACTGACCCGCTCTACCCGGGCGTACTGGCGGCGCTGCGCGACCATCCGGGCCCGGTCCTGGACCTGGGCTGCGGTCTGGGCCTGCTGGCCCATGCCCTGCAGGCCGACGGCCAGGCGCGCGGCTATTACGGCGTGGACATCGACGCGAACAAGATCGCGCGCGCAAAGCGCATCGCCCAGCGCAGCGGGCTGCGCGACACCCGCTTCGAGGTGGTGGACCTGGCCGCGCGCTGGCCCGCGCATCGCGGCAACATCGCCATCCTGGACATGCTCCAGTACCTGCCCGACCACGTGCAGGCCGGCATGCTGGCGCACATGGCCGGCATGCTGGAAGGCGGCGCCCGCCTGGTGATCCGCACCGCCCTGGGCGATGACACCCGCCGCGGCCGCACCTCCAAGATCACCGACCTGATGGCGCACTTCGCCGGCTGGATGCAGGAAGTCCCCAAGAGCTACCCGACCCGCGACAGCCTGGAACACCACCTCGCCAACGCTGGCCTGCACGCGCGCTTCTCACCGCTGTACGGCAACACGCCGTTCAACAACTGGTTGATCGTGGCCGAGCGCGTCCACGCCTGA
- a CDS encoding PLP-dependent aminotransferase family protein, producing the protein MLLYETIATGLRRQIAQGTLRAGERLPSVRQLARAHQISPATAVQACLQLEREGLVQARPRSGYFVHAAPSAAPIASAPRRRAPGMVDNPALQDLLELPERPGLLPLHAAVADASLLPHAALSAALARVLRRRPTASFDYAPPQGDAALRRRIALRYEQIGTPMTAEEVVVTAGAMEAISLALRTVTAPGDVVLVETPTYYGILQAIAALRLKVLEVPSRLGNGIDVARLDRLLQHTPVRAAVLVPNFSNPTGGLTSDVDKAALVASCARHGTVVIEDDIYGELAWSGQRPLPLRHWDTTGKVITCGSFSKTLAPGLRVGWLAGAGWTDALTRAKYFSSCSSASLPQLAVADYLARHGLERHLRKLRRTVADNGQRMRDAIVRHWPEGTRCSAPSGGLSLWLQLPPGGDGQALFEAALADNIGISPGTLFSSRGDYGDCVRLSCGLPWDARLEAALRHLGTLASTQL; encoded by the coding sequence ATGCTGCTTTACGAGACCATCGCCACCGGCCTGCGCCGGCAGATCGCCCAGGGCACGCTGCGCGCCGGCGAGCGCTTGCCGTCGGTGCGCCAGCTCGCCCGGGCACACCAGATCAGCCCGGCCACGGCGGTACAGGCCTGCCTGCAGCTGGAGCGCGAAGGTCTGGTGCAGGCACGACCGCGCTCGGGCTACTTCGTCCATGCCGCGCCCTCTGCCGCCCCGATCGCATCGGCGCCACGCCGACGCGCGCCAGGCATGGTTGACAACCCTGCGCTGCAGGATCTGCTGGAGCTGCCCGAACGTCCCGGCCTGCTGCCCCTGCACGCGGCGGTCGCCGATGCATCGTTGTTGCCCCACGCCGCGTTGAGCGCGGCGCTGGCCCGCGTGCTGCGACGGCGTCCGACCGCGAGCTTCGACTACGCGCCACCGCAGGGCGACGCGGCGCTGCGCCGCCGGATCGCCCTGCGCTACGAACAGATCGGCACGCCGATGACGGCCGAGGAAGTCGTGGTCACCGCCGGGGCGATGGAGGCGATCAGCCTGGCGCTGCGTACGGTCACCGCGCCGGGCGACGTGGTGCTTGTCGAGACCCCGACCTACTACGGCATCCTGCAGGCAATCGCCGCGCTGCGCCTGAAGGTGCTGGAAGTCCCCAGCCGCCTGGGCAATGGCATCGACGTGGCGCGACTGGACCGCCTGCTGCAGCACACGCCAGTGCGCGCGGCGGTGCTGGTGCCGAATTTCAGCAATCCCACCGGCGGCCTGACCTCCGATGTGGACAAGGCGGCACTGGTGGCCAGCTGCGCGCGCCATGGCACGGTGGTGATCGAGGACGACATCTATGGCGAGCTGGCGTGGTCCGGGCAGCGCCCGTTGCCGCTGCGCCATTGGGACACCACCGGCAAGGTGATCACCTGCGGCTCGTTCTCCAAGACGCTGGCGCCAGGGTTGCGCGTAGGCTGGCTCGCCGGCGCGGGCTGGACCGATGCGCTGACGCGCGCCAAATACTTTTCCAGCTGCAGCAGCGCCAGCCTGCCGCAGCTGGCCGTGGCCGATTACCTCGCCCGCCACGGCCTGGAGCGGCATCTGCGAAAGCTGCGGCGCACGGTGGCCGACAACGGCCAGCGCATGCGCGACGCCATCGTCCGCCACTGGCCTGAGGGAACCCGTTGCAGTGCGCCCAGCGGTGGCCTGTCGCTGTGGCTGCAGCTGCCGCCGGGCGGCGACGGGCAGGCGCTGTTCGAAGCGGCGCTGGCCGACAACATCGGTATCTCGCCCGGCACCCTGTTCTCCAGCCGCGGCGACTACGGCGACTGCGTGCGCCTGAGCTGCGGCCTGCCCTGGGATGCGCGCCTGGAAGCCGCGCTGCGCCACCTGGGCACCCTGGCCAGCACCCAACTTTGA
- the grxD gene encoding Grx4 family monothiol glutaredoxin, whose product MSLDPALRSRIDSLLQSNRVVLFMKGQPTMPQCGFSAKAVGALSTLGVDYAHVNVLADQDIREGIKAYGDWPTIPQLYIDGELVGGSDIIEQMTNSGELAALLGVQAPDRTPPSITVTSSAAEMLANALEDAGPGAALILAIDAQFQPNFQLGPFDAGAIAAESNGVRIQFDLASARRAEGVTIDWVDDIRGKGLAIDNPNAPRPVSQLAATDAAAQVAAGELLLVDVRPAEERAIASVNVPFKTFDGSGRAELEALPKDTRIAFLCHAGGRSHQAAEQFRVLGFTDVHNIVGGIEAWASDVDPNVPRY is encoded by the coding sequence ATGTCCCTCGATCCCGCCCTGCGTTCGCGCATCGATTCCCTGCTGCAGTCCAACCGCGTGGTCCTGTTCATGAAGGGGCAGCCGACCATGCCGCAGTGCGGCTTCTCGGCCAAGGCCGTCGGCGCCCTGTCCACGCTGGGCGTGGACTATGCCCACGTCAACGTGCTGGCCGACCAGGACATCCGCGAGGGCATCAAGGCCTACGGCGACTGGCCGACCATCCCGCAGCTGTACATCGACGGGGAGTTGGTCGGGGGCAGCGACATCATTGAGCAGATGACCAACTCCGGCGAGCTGGCCGCCCTGCTGGGCGTCCAGGCGCCCGATCGCACCCCGCCTTCGATCACCGTGACGAGCTCGGCCGCCGAAATGCTGGCCAATGCCCTGGAAGACGCCGGCCCGGGCGCCGCGCTGATCCTGGCCATCGATGCGCAGTTCCAGCCGAACTTCCAGCTGGGCCCGTTCGATGCCGGCGCGATCGCCGCCGAGTCCAATGGCGTGCGCATCCAGTTCGACCTGGCCAGCGCACGCCGCGCCGAAGGCGTCACCATCGACTGGGTCGACGACATCCGCGGCAAGGGCCTGGCCATCGACAACCCCAATGCACCGCGCCCGGTGAGCCAGCTGGCGGCCACCGACGCCGCCGCCCAAGTCGCCGCCGGCGAACTGCTGCTGGTGGACGTGCGCCCGGCCGAGGAACGCGCGATCGCCTCGGTCAACGTGCCGTTCAAGACCTTCGACGGCAGCGGCCGCGCCGAACTGGAAGCCCTGCCCAAGGACACGCGCATCGCCTTCCTGTGCCATGCCGGCGGGCGCAGCCACCAGGCCGCCGAACAGTTCCGCGTCCTCGGTTTCACCGATGTCCACAACATCGTGGGCGGCATCGAGGCCTGGGCCAGCGACGTGGACCCCAACGTCCCGCGCTACTGA
- a CDS encoding metal/formaldehyde-sensitive transcriptional repressor gives MPHSVEEKRKVIARLRRIRGQAEALERALEAGADCGPVLQQIAAIRGAVNGLMSEVMEAHIRETFDHPAADEAQREARVIEMTGLVRSYLK, from the coding sequence TTGCCGCATTCCGTTGAAGAGAAACGTAAGGTCATCGCCCGGCTGCGCCGTATCCGGGGGCAGGCCGAAGCCTTGGAGCGCGCCCTGGAAGCGGGGGCTGACTGCGGCCCGGTGCTGCAGCAGATCGCGGCCATCCGCGGCGCCGTCAACGGGTTGATGTCCGAGGTGATGGAAGCCCATATCCGCGAGACCTTCGACCATCCCGCCGCCGACGAGGCCCAGCGCGAAGCGCGGGTCATCGAGATGACCGGCCTGGTGCGGTCCTACCTGAAGTAA
- a CDS encoding response regulator yields MDPEFRILVVDDDPDLRRLTVDFLIGHGYLVDEAESAKDMWEILEKGRPDLIILDVMMPGEDGLSVARRLNSGNGPAVLMLSALGNDTDRIVGLEVGADDYLSKPCNPRELLARVRALLRRQKAFGTAPEVRGSQYEFGGWRLDAVRRDLRDPSGTYITLSDGEFSLLRTFVEHPQRVLSRDQLLDLARGRGTEVFDRAIDSQVSRLRRKINGRGHAELIRTVRNEGYMLLPAVTRL; encoded by the coding sequence ATGGACCCTGAATTTCGCATCCTGGTCGTTGACGACGACCCGGATCTGCGCCGGCTCACCGTCGACTTCCTGATCGGCCACGGCTATCTCGTGGACGAGGCGGAGAGCGCCAAGGACATGTGGGAGATCCTGGAAAAGGGTCGCCCGGACCTGATCATCCTGGATGTGATGATGCCCGGCGAAGACGGCCTGAGCGTGGCGCGGCGGCTCAACTCCGGCAACGGGCCGGCCGTGCTGATGCTCAGCGCGCTGGGCAACGACACCGACCGCATCGTCGGCCTGGAAGTCGGCGCCGACGACTACCTGTCCAAGCCATGCAACCCGCGCGAGCTGCTGGCCCGCGTCCGTGCGCTGCTGCGCCGCCAGAAGGCCTTCGGCACGGCGCCTGAGGTGCGGGGCAGCCAGTACGAGTTCGGCGGCTGGCGCCTGGACGCGGTGCGCCGGGACCTGCGCGATCCCAGCGGGACCTATATCACCCTGTCCGACGGCGAGTTCTCGCTGCTGCGGACCTTCGTCGAGCACCCCCAGCGCGTGCTCAGCCGCGATCAGCTCCTGGACCTGGCCCGTGGCCGTGGCACCGAGGTCTTCGACCGCGCCATCGACAGCCAGGTCAGCCGCCTGCGCCGCAAGATCAATGGCCGCGGCCATGCCGAGCTGATCCGGACGGTCCGCAACGAAGGCTACATGCTGCTGCCAGCTGTCACACGTCTGTGA